In Leptospira sp. WS58.C1, a single genomic region encodes these proteins:
- a CDS encoding DedA family protein: protein MDLVNIPDLVNFFSRFGNEFAYLAVFSTLILCGFGLPVPEDISLVSGGVLAGLGYANEHVMFGVGMAGVLVGDGSVFLLGRIFGEKVLRIPFIAKFLTPERFSKVQEKFSKYGNWVVFMARFMPGLRMPIYLTAGTSDRISFFRFLFLDMFAAAISVPIWVYLGHYGAKNLDQLKSWVHQGQITVFALLGILVLVLVLYFTIKKKRSEN, encoded by the coding sequence ATGGATCTAGTCAATATCCCGGATTTAGTAAATTTTTTTTCCCGCTTTGGGAATGAGTTCGCTTACTTAGCAGTTTTCTCCACTCTGATTCTCTGTGGTTTCGGTCTTCCGGTTCCTGAGGATATCTCCCTGGTTTCCGGTGGAGTTTTAGCAGGTTTAGGATATGCGAACGAACATGTAATGTTCGGTGTTGGAATGGCAGGAGTTCTCGTAGGAGACGGTTCCGTTTTTTTACTCGGAAGGATTTTCGGCGAGAAAGTATTACGAATTCCTTTCATCGCAAAATTTTTGACCCCGGAACGATTTTCCAAAGTACAAGAAAAATTTTCGAAATATGGGAACTGGGTCGTATTTATGGCGAGATTTATGCCCGGTCTTCGGATGCCGATCTATCTAACGGCAGGGACTTCTGATCGTATCTCCTTCTTTAGATTTCTATTTTTGGATATGTTTGCCGCGGCGATTTCCGTCCCGATCTGGGTTTATCTTGGACATTACGGCGCAAAAAATTTAGATCAGCTCAAATCTTGGGTCCACCAGGGGCAAATTACCGTTTTTGCTTTATTAGGGATTCTTGTGTTAGTCTTGGTTCTATATTTCACGATCAAAAAGAAACGGTCCGAGAATTAA
- a CDS encoding DUF1574 domain-containing protein: MKKKYIYLPVLFLVVLFFADKIFLLDFFQTSFYQEGNPVYYAQRRHLFEKLQKDSSLKDKNLLLAFGDSRAYPYSIKTLPPSFANDWTVYNFSGPQAVPAYGFYWFRKILGAGIKPKAVFYVVSPEAFDDSKGLFYEPFLRLGADEEFKNIYWEKFSFSDKLEIWKEKIFSIRKIKPGFKLFWSRLSGGKLKQYRADQNHENLILELGNGEQLAYASASNNPKKLEKDALRLKSIYLSGFTLGETEFFFVEEFLKLAKEEGIKTYLIWPKVYPGYREGYYELGLEKSWWPRIRELAFKYGASAADMNTLSSCDLYYDGSHQSVFCISEQSEILMNDFTGKKKLP; this comes from the coding sequence ATGAAAAAGAAGTATATCTATCTCCCTGTACTCTTTCTGGTCGTTTTATTCTTTGCGGATAAAATTTTTCTTTTGGACTTCTTCCAAACGTCTTTTTACCAAGAAGGGAATCCTGTCTATTATGCACAAAGAAGGCATTTGTTCGAAAAACTCCAGAAAGATAGTTCTCTTAAAGACAAAAATCTTCTTTTGGCGTTTGGGGATTCTAGGGCCTATCCGTATTCCATTAAAACACTTCCTCCTTCTTTTGCAAATGATTGGACCGTGTATAATTTTTCAGGACCACAAGCGGTTCCTGCGTATGGTTTTTATTGGTTCCGTAAAATACTAGGAGCTGGGATCAAACCCAAGGCCGTTTTTTACGTAGTTAGCCCGGAGGCGTTCGATGATTCGAAGGGTTTGTTCTACGAACCTTTTTTAAGATTGGGCGCAGACGAAGAATTCAAGAATATCTATTGGGAAAAGTTTTCCTTTTCCGACAAATTGGAAATTTGGAAGGAAAAAATCTTTAGCATTCGAAAGATCAAACCCGGTTTTAAACTTTTTTGGTCCCGATTGTCCGGTGGAAAATTAAAACAGTACAGAGCGGACCAAAACCACGAAAATCTGATTTTAGAACTCGGAAACGGAGAACAACTCGCGTATGCAAGTGCGAGCAATAATCCTAAAAAATTGGAAAAGGACGCACTCCGTTTAAAAAGTATTTATCTTTCGGGCTTCACTCTCGGCGAGACCGAATTTTTCTTTGTGGAAGAATTCTTAAAACTGGCGAAAGAAGAAGGGATCAAGACCTATTTGATCTGGCCCAAAGTATATCCCGGTTATAGAGAAGGGTATTACGAACTAGGTCTTGAAAAATCCTGGTGGCCACGCATCCGTGAACTGGCATTCAAATACGGTGCTTCAGCCGCCGATATGAATACTCTCAGTTCCTGCGATCTGTATTACGACGGTTCTCACCAAAGTGTATTTTGTATTTCAGAACAATCTGAAATTTTAATGAACGATTTTACAGGGAAGAAGAAGCTACCTTAA
- the fsa gene encoding fructose-6-phosphate aldolase has product MELYLDTANVDEIKEIASYGLLDGVTTNPSLIAKSGRNFKEVIKEICAIVPGPVSAEVLATKHEDMLKEADELVKIAPNVVIKVPLIPEGLKTVVNLTEKGIPTNVTLCFSAPQALLAAKAGATYISPFIGRVDDTSWDGMELISEIREIYDNYGYETKILAASIRGPIHLKESALRGADCATMPISAYQQLFKHPLTDIGLEKFLEDAKKLKW; this is encoded by the coding sequence GTGGAATTATATTTAGATACAGCCAATGTGGACGAGATCAAGGAGATCGCGTCCTACGGTCTTTTGGACGGAGTTACTACAAACCCGTCTCTTATCGCAAAATCCGGTCGCAATTTTAAAGAGGTGATCAAGGAGATCTGCGCGATCGTACCAGGTCCCGTAAGCGCGGAAGTACTCGCTACAAAACACGAAGACATGCTGAAAGAAGCGGACGAACTGGTAAAGATCGCTCCGAACGTTGTCATCAAAGTCCCTTTGATCCCGGAAGGATTAAAAACCGTGGTAAACCTGACTGAAAAAGGAATTCCGACAAATGTAACTCTTTGTTTTTCCGCGCCTCAGGCACTTCTTGCAGCAAAAGCAGGTGCTACTTATATTTCACCTTTTATAGGCCGTGTGGATGACACATCTTGGGACGGAATGGAACTGATCTCCGAGATCAGAGAGATCTACGATAATTACGGTTATGAAACTAAGATTCTAGCTGCTTCTATCAGAGGACCTATACATTTGAAAGAATCAGCTCTTCGTGGCGCGGATTGTGCGACTATGCCGATTTCCGCTTACCAGCAGTTATTCAAACACCCACTCACCGATATCGGTTTGGAAAAATTCTTAGAAGACGCTAAGAAGTTAAAGTGGTGA
- a CDS encoding molecular chaperone DnaJ produces the protein MEDGDLLSRALDFYGLPKKFDANLVRSRFRELSRKYHPDSGEYETDLLFKELVQLRDVLLASLGNESSLILENSKEDPEGFQFYKLAKQKAANAIEKYFQFTDGNPVYLKKEDNPALLRLREELEEAKKELGKFLEKYPKSIWKEDTETTLKKINVWFKD, from the coding sequence TTGGAAGACGGGGACCTGCTGAGCCGTGCCCTGGACTTTTACGGACTCCCCAAAAAATTCGACGCAAATTTAGTCCGGAGCAGGTTCCGGGAACTCTCTCGGAAATATCATCCGGATTCCGGAGAATATGAGACGGATCTTCTGTTTAAGGAGTTGGTCCAACTTAGGGACGTTCTTCTTGCTTCTCTCGGGAACGAATCGTCTTTAATTTTAGAAAATTCTAAAGAAGATCCGGAAGGATTCCAATTTTATAAACTAGCCAAACAAAAGGCCGCAAATGCGATCGAAAAATATTTCCAGTTCACCGACGGTAATCCGGTATACTTAAAAAAAGAAGACAATCCTGCACTTCTACGTTTAAGAGAAGAATTGGAAGAGGCTAAAAAAGAATTAGGAAAGTTTTTGGAAAAATATCCCAAAAGTATCTGGAAAGAAGATACGGAAACTACTCTTAAAAAAATAAACGTCTGGTTTAAAGATTAA
- the purH gene encoding bifunctional phosphoribosylaminoimidazolecarboxamide formyltransferase/IMP cyclohydrolase translates to MIKITRALISVSDKTGLIGFAKYLESKGVEIISTGGTLKTLTENGIKAIAIDDYTGFPEILDGRVKTLHPKVHGGLLGVISKPEHKQKMEELKIPKIDLVVVNLYPFVQTVSKPGVHLDEAIENIDIGGPSMIRSASKNYRHTVVVTDPNDYKTVEESMKVNDGSVDADTSFLLMRKAFSHTAMYDTAISSWFNKLAGEKFPDILNLSFTKKQKLRYGENPHQGAAFYEPLFTKSEFSPLQGKELSFNNMLDFDAAFHISALLPDNTVCIIKHLNPCGIAYADDTLEAFRLAKRTDPISAFGGIIGIKGTVTGELAVLIGETFVEGVIAQKFEPAALDYFSKKPNVRLIEIQNFQEALDEMDLRPIHHGILLQDRDYATITEKDLKIVSKKQPTEEDIRGLMFAWSTVKFIKSNAIVYTEENATLGIGAGQMSRVDSVQLGATKALNVGLSVVGSYVASDAFFPFRDGIDAIAKVGAKAIIQPGGSIRDEEVIKAADEHGLIMVFTGMRHFRH, encoded by the coding sequence ATGATCAAAATCACTCGCGCCCTCATTTCAGTTAGCGACAAAACAGGACTTATCGGATTTGCCAAGTACCTGGAATCCAAAGGAGTGGAAATCATTTCCACAGGCGGAACCCTAAAAACACTCACCGAAAACGGAATCAAAGCCATTGCAATAGACGATTATACAGGGTTTCCGGAAATTTTAGACGGAAGAGTAAAAACTCTCCACCCAAAAGTCCACGGCGGACTATTGGGAGTGATCTCCAAACCCGAACACAAACAGAAGATGGAAGAATTAAAAATTCCAAAGATCGATCTGGTGGTTGTGAACTTATATCCGTTCGTGCAGACCGTTTCGAAACCGGGAGTTCATCTGGACGAAGCAATAGAGAATATTGATATCGGCGGACCTTCTATGATCCGCTCCGCGAGTAAAAACTACAGACATACTGTAGTAGTAACGGATCCGAACGATTATAAAACAGTGGAAGAATCCATGAAGGTCAATGACGGCTCCGTGGATGCTGACACTTCCTTCCTTCTTATGAGAAAAGCATTTTCTCATACTGCGATGTACGATACTGCGATCTCTTCTTGGTTCAATAAGCTTGCAGGGGAGAAGTTCCCGGATATCTTAAATCTTTCCTTTACCAAAAAACAAAAACTAAGATACGGAGAAAATCCACACCAGGGCGCCGCTTTCTACGAACCTTTATTTACCAAGAGCGAATTTTCTCCTCTCCAAGGAAAAGAATTATCTTTTAATAATATGTTGGATTTTGATGCGGCATTCCATATTTCCGCACTTCTTCCGGATAATACGGTTTGTATCATCAAACATTTGAATCCTTGCGGGATCGCTTATGCGGACGATACTCTAGAAGCATTCCGTCTAGCAAAAAGAACGGATCCTATTTCCGCTTTCGGCGGGATCATAGGGATCAAGGGAACCGTAACCGGAGAATTGGCGGTTCTCATAGGCGAAACTTTTGTCGAAGGTGTGATCGCTCAAAAGTTCGAACCTGCCGCTCTGGACTATTTCTCTAAAAAACCGAACGTTCGTCTGATCGAGATCCAAAATTTCCAAGAAGCATTGGACGAAATGGATCTAAGACCGATCCATCACGGGATTCTTCTACAAGACAGAGACTATGCGACCATCACCGAAAAAGATCTAAAGATCGTTTCTAAAAAACAACCTACGGAAGAAGATATCCGAGGTCTGATGTTCGCTTGGTCTACCGTTAAATTTATCAAATCCAATGCGATTGTTTATACGGAAGAGAACGCTACGCTCGGGATCGGTGCCGGACAGATGTCCAGAGTGGATTCGGTCCAACTCGGTGCGACTAAGGCTCTAAATGTAGGACTTTCCGTTGTGGGTTCTTATGTGGCGAGCGATGCCTTCTTCCCTTTCAGAGATGGGATAGATGCAATCGCAAAAGTAGGAGCGAAAGCAATCATCCAACCCGGAGGTTCTATCCGGGACGAAGAAGTGATCAAGGCGGCTGACGAGCACGGATTGATCATGGTGTTTACCGGCATGAGGCATTTTAGGCATTAA
- the fliS gene encoding flagellar export chaperone FliS has translation MSLARKSTASVEQYKSNEISTVSQGRLIVMLYEGAIRFLNVAIENNTPRKYDVVNNHILKAQEIVTELMLALNMENGGEVANNLLGIYVYIKKRLLEANMKKDSEILSEIIKYLEDLKLAWEEIEKKEKASSVVPLPTAGSRGTGLSLQG, from the coding sequence ATGTCACTTGCTAGAAAATCGACGGCCTCCGTCGAACAGTATAAATCCAATGAAATTTCTACTGTGAGTCAGGGCCGGCTTATCGTGATGTTATATGAAGGAGCGATCCGCTTCCTAAACGTTGCCATCGAGAATAATACACCCCGCAAGTACGACGTGGTGAACAATCATATCCTGAAAGCCCAAGAGATCGTGACCGAGCTGATGCTCGCCCTGAACATGGAAAATGGGGGAGAGGTTGCAAACAATCTGCTTGGGATCTATGTTTATATTAAAAAGCGCTTACTCGAAGCGAATATGAAGAAGGACAGTGAGATCCTTTCCGAAATCATCAAATATCTGGAAGATCTAAAACTTGCTTGGGAAGAAATTGAAAAGAAGGAAAAAGCTTCTTCCGTGGTCCCATTGCCAACCGCCGGTTCAAGAGGAACCGGTCTTTCCCTCCAAGGTTAA
- a CDS encoding LIC11661 family lipoprotein has protein sequence MNLFLSGRMFRFFPFLLPILFLFSCYNYSSNRIVTTPPTLVGITLIGTGVYELRLRAGNPEAFFSGYTLYSGNTADASRNPSDFSSGKECELPLNMLPNQPREYSIEVNPTDGPLAVPGPGENTNRVCKIIATLNSGDYVTLRSSVISLDLNSGTKDIYVFSMPSNTLQVP, from the coding sequence ATGAATCTTTTTTTATCAGGAAGAATGTTTCGATTCTTTCCTTTCTTACTTCCAATTCTATTCTTATTTTCTTGTTATAATTATTCCTCGAATCGGATTGTAACCACACCGCCTACTTTGGTTGGGATTACTTTGATCGGTACAGGAGTATACGAACTCAGGTTAAGGGCAGGAAACCCGGAAGCTTTTTTTAGCGGATATACTTTGTATTCGGGAAATACTGCGGACGCATCCAGGAATCCTTCCGATTTTTCCTCCGGAAAAGAATGTGAACTTCCCTTGAATATGCTTCCAAATCAGCCAAGAGAATATTCCATAGAAGTAAATCCGACGGATGGGCCTCTTGCGGTCCCAGGCCCTGGAGAAAACACGAACCGCGTTTGTAAGATTATCGCTACACTGAATTCAGGCGATTACGTAACTCTAAGATCTTCCGTGATCTCCTTGGACTTGAACAGCGGCACAAAGGACATTTACGTATTCTCCATGCCTTCGAATACATTACAGGTTCCTTAA
- a CDS encoding HNH endonuclease, producing the protein MDVLTQPVLVLNATYVPVAIRTVKDAVILLILKKAELIKDEKSHFIRSEKLKLSTPRIILLTDYYKVPKRKHKLSRENIFVRDDHECVYCRRKLPSSKLTLDHVIPKSRWEEIPREKKPKDYHTWENLVTACRDCNSKKGNKLLQELKWDVPENRSTNKRRFPQFSVSTQLVEKFGWADYIRI; encoded by the coding sequence ATGGATGTTCTAACCCAACCTGTGTTGGTGCTGAACGCGACCTATGTCCCGGTTGCGATCCGAACGGTCAAAGACGCCGTTATTCTTCTCATCCTTAAAAAAGCGGAACTCATCAAAGACGAAAAAAGCCACTTTATCAGATCCGAAAAACTGAAACTTTCCACTCCTAGGATCATTCTGCTCACAGACTATTATAAGGTCCCGAAACGTAAGCATAAACTTTCTAGAGAAAACATATTTGTCCGAGACGATCACGAATGTGTGTATTGCCGACGCAAACTTCCTTCTTCTAAACTCACCCTGGATCATGTGATCCCAAAAAGTCGATGGGAAGAGATTCCCAGGGAAAAAAAACCGAAAGACTATCATACTTGGGAAAACCTGGTCACGGCATGTAGGGATTGCAATAGCAAAAAAGGAAACAAACTTCTGCAGGAACTCAAGTGGGATGTACCGGAAAATCGATCGACAAACAAGAGACGTTTTCCACAATTTTCAGTATCCACCCAATTGGTCGAAAAGTTCGGCTGGGCGGACTATATACGCATCTAA
- the purN gene encoding phosphoribosylglycinamide formyltransferase: MASLIPKPRKKLVFLASGRGSNLEAVLQAIQKGKIPANPAFLVTDNPEAPSIRIAARQNIPAKILDWKSYPKKEEYHRELLEFLQESSPDLIVACGYMRILKPEIIRAFPNRIINIHPSLLPSFPGLHAQNQAFEYGVKIAGCTAHFVDEGVDSGPIILQGVVKIEEGMTERELTLAILKEEHKILPLAVQHFCEDRLSIKDRKVSIL, encoded by the coding sequence TTGGCAAGTCTGATTCCCAAACCCAGAAAAAAGCTTGTCTTTTTGGCTTCTGGGCGGGGAAGCAACCTGGAAGCTGTCCTTCAGGCAATCCAAAAGGGCAAAATCCCCGCAAATCCCGCATTTTTAGTCACAGATAACCCTGAGGCGCCTTCTATCCGGATTGCCGCCCGCCAAAATATTCCAGCCAAGATCCTGGATTGGAAGTCTTATCCCAAAAAAGAAGAGTATCATCGCGAACTGTTGGAGTTCCTACAAGAGAGCTCTCCGGATCTGATCGTGGCCTGCGGTTATATGAGAATTTTAAAGCCGGAAATTATCCGAGCCTTTCCAAACAGGATCATCAATATTCATCCTTCTCTTCTTCCCTCCTTTCCGGGGCTACATGCTCAGAATCAGGCATTCGAGTATGGAGTGAAGATTGCGGGCTGCACGGCCCATTTTGTGGACGAAGGTGTGGATTCCGGTCCTATCATTTTGCAAGGAGTTGTTAAAATCGAGGAAGGAATGACCGAAAGAGAATTGACTCTTGCCATTCTCAAAGAGGAACATAAAATCCTGCCACTCGCGGTTCAACACTTCTGCGAAGATCGGCTCTCCATCAAAGACAGGAAGGTCTCAATCCTCTAG
- a CDS encoding deoxyguanosinetriphosphate triphosphohydrolase, which yields MQKDRNQIIQAENSLLAGYAVLHDETGGREYKEEEHPYRIPFQRDRDRVVHSSAFKRLQYKTQVFVYSVGENYRNRLTHTLEVAGVSRTIASALGLNSLLAETIALAHDLGHTPFGHAGQDMLSDLMGEFGGFEHNKQSVRIVTILETRYPEFPGLNLSKETLKGMMKHGAEYGGSNLGKERKDEGPSLEAQCADVADEIAYTSHDIDDGLEMGYLKAEDLNSLSLWAETSKMVKGKFPKLEGKVFVRTVIRELTNSMVSNMISTVESRISDWKIQDRSDLNTAYQEGKRIATYEPSYGEKVRELKSFLYKTLYRHPSVIVTSDRGRDIIETLFFHFRKQPDSIPETYKRRIEKEGLERCVCDYVAGMTDRYAEEMASSLRK from the coding sequence GTGCAAAAAGACAGAAACCAAATCATCCAAGCCGAAAATTCTCTATTAGCGGGTTATGCAGTTTTACACGACGAAACCGGTGGAAGAGAATACAAAGAAGAAGAACACCCGTACCGTATCCCGTTTCAAAGAGATAGGGATCGAGTCGTTCACTCTAGTGCATTCAAAAGACTACAATATAAGACCCAAGTTTTCGTTTATTCGGTAGGGGAAAATTATCGTAATCGTCTCACTCATACTTTGGAAGTCGCCGGAGTATCCAGAACGATCGCTTCCGCATTAGGACTCAACTCTTTACTTGCGGAAACGATAGCACTCGCTCACGATCTGGGACATACACCTTTCGGACACGCAGGACAGGATATGCTTTCCGATCTAATGGGAGAATTCGGCGGATTCGAACATAATAAACAATCCGTTCGTATCGTCACCATATTGGAAACACGTTATCCGGAATTTCCGGGTTTGAATCTTTCCAAAGAAACATTAAAAGGTATGATGAAACATGGAGCGGAATACGGCGGTTCCAATTTAGGAAAGGAAAGAAAGGATGAGGGCCCAAGTTTAGAAGCCCAATGTGCGGATGTAGCGGACGAGATCGCATACACAAGTCATGATATAGATGACGGTTTGGAAATGGGCTATTTAAAAGCGGAAGATCTAAACTCACTTTCTCTTTGGGCGGAAACCTCCAAAATGGTAAAAGGTAAATTCCCGAAACTGGAAGGAAAAGTATTCGTTCGAACTGTGATCCGAGAATTGACCAATAGTATGGTTTCTAATATGATCAGTACCGTTGAATCTAGGATCTCCGATTGGAAAATCCAGGATCGTTCCGATCTGAATACTGCCTACCAAGAAGGAAAAAGGATCGCAACGTACGAACCTTCTTATGGAGAGAAGGTCCGGGAATTAAAATCTTTTCTATACAAAACACTTTATAGACATCCTTCCGTTATAGTTACAAGCGATCGAGGAAGAGATATTATTGAAACATTATTCTTTCATTTTAGAAAGCAGCCCGATTCCATTCCGGAAACGTACAAAAGAAGGATCGAGAAAGAAGGCCTGGAAAGATGTGTATGCGACTATGTAGCCGGAATGACGGACCGTTACGCGGAAGAAATGGCATCTAGTCTAAGGAAGTGA
- a CDS encoding cysteine desulfurase family protein → MKRIKYFDYNATHPPIPGLLTKVLQEYEEDFFNPSGPTRFSLARQGKIEEARKVLAKLTGKDPKGFVFVSSGTEADYSLAYFAKQFIKTTAYLSPFEHAALYSSFRSLGIPYKVLSADKSGLVSLSELESYLKDEPGPVFVLHAGNETGVIQPIEELAEVSAKFGMPFYSDLIQSFSKIPVPFSVLNGFTFSGHKIGGGLGSSVLWFDPKHLPEGGVFQGGNQENGHRAGTENSPSILALAEAAQIQFAEMENKNNRLEYYRNKIESKLKSMGAEIVAENSPRLFSTTFALLPLDDLDFFMMGMEEKGFALSTGSSCKSRSREAAPSLLAMGYSEEEALRAIRISTGLYTTEEEVDSLLIALEETILSIR, encoded by the coding sequence ATGAAAAGAATTAAATACTTCGATTATAATGCGACCCATCCTCCTATTCCAGGTTTATTAACTAAAGTCTTACAGGAATACGAAGAAGACTTTTTCAACCCTTCCGGGCCTACCCGATTTTCCTTAGCCAGACAGGGCAAGATCGAGGAAGCGAGAAAAGTTTTAGCAAAACTCACAGGAAAAGATCCGAAAGGATTCGTATTCGTATCTTCCGGAACGGAAGCGGATTATTCCCTCGCATACTTTGCGAAACAATTTATCAAAACTACCGCTTATCTTTCTCCTTTCGAACATGCCGCCCTGTATTCTTCTTTTCGAAGTTTAGGAATTCCTTATAAAGTATTAAGCGCCGATAAATCCGGACTTGTTTCCCTTTCCGAATTAGAATCTTATCTGAAGGATGAGCCGGGTCCCGTATTTGTACTTCATGCGGGTAATGAAACAGGCGTAATCCAACCGATCGAGGAACTTGCGGAAGTTTCCGCTAAATTTGGAATGCCCTTTTATTCGGATCTTATCCAATCCTTCTCTAAAATCCCTGTACCGTTTTCCGTTTTAAACGGATTTACATTCTCCGGTCATAAAATCGGCGGAGGACTCGGATCTTCCGTTTTATGGTTCGATCCGAAACATCTACCGGAAGGAGGAGTATTCCAAGGAGGGAATCAGGAGAATGGACATAGGGCCGGCACGGAAAATTCTCCTTCTATTCTAGCTCTGGCAGAAGCGGCCCAGATCCAATTCGCAGAAATGGAGAATAAGAATAATAGACTGGAATATTACAGAAATAAGATAGAGTCCAAACTCAAAAGTATGGGAGCCGAAATTGTAGCTGAGAATTCCCCCAGGCTTTTTTCCACAACGTTTGCCCTACTTCCTCTGGACGATCTGGACTTCTTTATGATGGGAATGGAAGAGAAAGGATTCGCACTTTCCACCGGATCTTCCTGCAAGTCCAGGTCCAGAGAAGCGGCGCCTTCTTTATTGGCAATGGGATATTCGGAGGAAGAAGCTTTGAGAGCGATCCGTATCTCCACCGGTCTATACACAACGGAAGAAGAAGTCGATTCTCTTCTTATCGCTCTGGAAGAAACGATCCTTTCTATTCGATAA
- a CDS encoding MBOAT family O-acyltransferase, translating to MNFTSLEFLFFFCLVFLVYWNLPDALKKYFLILSSAFFYAVSSWKFLFHLIVVVSINWMFIRFFLAKKWFLPVSIGFNVLNLAFFKYFYFFADLVGIFLGIPEFQNKISLDGILSKSLDWVGFEVILPLTISYYTFQFISLLVDKKKGVITEKIGYWKLTSYIFLFPVMIAGPILRFNDVATQFDSPKMEKEDMVDGLWLVVIGLFKKSIVSVLMSGSIFQVFAETSAFSGAALLSTVYFFAIYLYLDFSGLTDLARGMGKLLGFTLPQNFRAPFFFNGFGDFWRRWHLTFSFWIRDYLYIPLGGSRSGTLRTCFNYLVAFGLGGLWHGANLNYLLWGVLTGLYLSIERVLNDWNVKILPEIPYVKRIITYLFVLNIYSISWVLFFTPDFGSAVAAVQRIFVWANGVSFPNMEPCIFALLVAILFHSAEEWPEKFKVRFKWKVVLLPIVWILVLLALPSGNADFFYGQF from the coding sequence ATGAATTTTACCAGTTTAGAATTTTTATTTTTTTTCTGCCTAGTATTTCTGGTGTATTGGAATCTTCCGGACGCTTTAAAGAAATATTTTCTTATATTAAGTTCCGCCTTCTTTTACGCGGTCTCCTCTTGGAAGTTTTTATTTCATCTGATCGTCGTTGTGAGCATCAACTGGATGTTCATACGATTTTTCCTGGCGAAAAAATGGTTTTTGCCGGTTTCCATAGGTTTTAATGTTCTTAATTTAGCGTTTTTTAAATATTTCTATTTTTTCGCGGATCTGGTTGGAATATTTTTAGGAATTCCGGAATTTCAAAACAAGATCAGCTTGGATGGAATTCTTTCTAAATCCTTGGACTGGGTCGGATTCGAAGTAATCCTTCCTTTAACCATCAGTTATTACACATTTCAATTCATTTCCCTTTTAGTGGATAAGAAGAAAGGAGTGATCACGGAAAAGATCGGATATTGGAAACTGACTTCTTATATTTTCCTTTTTCCCGTAATGATCGCCGGACCTATATTAAGATTTAACGATGTAGCGACTCAGTTCGATTCTCCAAAAATGGAAAAAGAGGATATGGTGGACGGCCTTTGGCTCGTGGTGATCGGACTTTTCAAAAAGTCGATCGTTTCCGTCTTAATGTCCGGATCTATCTTCCAAGTATTTGCGGAGACCTCCGCTTTTTCGGGAGCGGCACTTTTAAGTACCGTATATTTCTTTGCGATCTATCTATATTTGGATTTTTCGGGACTGACGGATCTTGCCAGAGGAATGGGAAAACTTTTAGGATTCACTCTACCTCAAAACTTCAGGGCGCCATTCTTCTTTAACGGATTCGGGGATTTTTGGAGAAGATGGCATTTAACCTTCTCCTTTTGGATCCGAGACTATTTATACATTCCGCTTGGCGGTTCCAGAAGTGGTACGTTACGCACCTGTTTTAATTATCTAGTTGCTTTCGGACTTGGTGGACTTTGGCACGGAGCCAATTTGAATTACCTTCTTTGGGGAGTTCTAACCGGATTGTATCTTTCCATAGAAAGAGTATTGAATGATTGGAATGTAAAAATCCTGCCTGAGATACCGTACGTGAAAAGGATTATTACGTATTTATTCGTTCTGAATATTTACAGTATTTCTTGGGTTTTATTCTTCACGCCTGATTTCGGTTCGGCAGTTGCGGCGGTCCAAAGAATATTCGTTTGGGCGAACGGGGTCTCTTTCCCGAATATGGAACCTTGTATTTTTGCACTTTTGGTCGCGATCCTGTTTCATTCAGCGGAAGAATGGCCTGAAAAATTTAAGGTTCGTTTCAAATGGAAAGTTGTACTTCTCCCCATCGTATGGATCTTGGTCTTACTTGCATTACCTAGCGGAAATGCGGATTTCTTTTACGGACAATTTTGA